A genome region from Natranaeroarchaeum sulfidigenes includes the following:
- the psmB gene encoding archaeal proteasome endopeptidase complex subunit beta, producing MRTPMDNSQFSRNQDRLDNASSDPLGPSIGSLPDPQISESELENVNKTGTTTVGLTTDEGVVVATDMRASLGGRFVSSKDVQKVEQIHPNAVLTLVGSVGGAQSFIKYLRVEASLYETRRGEKMSMKALSTLAGNFARGGPFFAIRPILAGVDDEGSHVYSLDPAGGVIRDDYTVTGSGMQVAYGTLEQHYEEGMSNEEAKEVAARAIQSATERDTGSGNGVFIAEVTEEDVEIQGHKDFDELL from the coding sequence ATGCGAACTCCCATGGATAACTCCCAGTTCTCGCGTAATCAGGACCGCCTCGACAACGCCAGTTCGGACCCACTCGGCCCGTCAATTGGCTCGCTTCCAGACCCACAGATCTCCGAGTCCGAACTCGAAAACGTCAACAAGACCGGGACGACGACTGTCGGCCTGACGACTGACGAAGGGGTTGTCGTCGCGACCGACATGCGCGCAAGTCTCGGCGGCCGATTCGTTTCCAGCAAGGACGTCCAGAAGGTCGAACAGATCCACCCGAACGCCGTCCTGACGCTCGTCGGCTCCGTCGGTGGCGCACAGTCCTTCATCAAGTACCTGCGCGTCGAGGCCAGCCTCTACGAGACTCGCCGCGGCGAGAAGATGAGCATGAAGGCGCTCTCGACGCTCGCAGGGAACTTCGCCCGTGGCGGTCCCTTCTTCGCCATCCGACCGATCCTCGCTGGCGTCGACGACGAGGGATCCCACGTCTACAGTCTGGACCCGGCGGGCGGCGTCATCCGCGACGATTATACGGTCACCGGGAGCGGGATGCAGGTCGCCTACGGTACCCTTGAACAGCACTACGAGGAAGGTATGAGCAACGAGGAAGCCAAGGAGGTCGCCGCTCGCGCAATTCAGAGCGCCACCGAACGCGACACCGGCAGCGGTAACGGTGTCTTCATCGCCGAAGTGACCGAGGAAGACGTCGAGATCCAGGGTCACAAGGACTTCGACGAACTGCTCTAG
- a CDS encoding HD domain-containing protein: protein MATIKDSVHDHIEIEGVAAALLDTPAVQRLRRIRQLGTVSYVYPSANHTRFEHSLGVYHLACQALDGLGIHGQQAERVRAAALLHDVGHSPFSHNVEAVIHRHTGQYHDDVADLLEENPVGDVLRSHDLDPETIADLIAGDGQYGQLVSGELDVDRMDYLVRDAHHTGVPYGTIDHGRLVRELTFENGQLVLQEGNVQAAESLLIARALMNPTVYSHHVARISKSLLRRGTERLIDEESIPAATVRRMDDSDLLVALRTHEATEGYANALDERDLFKRAVWAELRDVPDKIIDADHETVRGLEDEIAAKADVRPAHVIIDVPGRPTMTESTTRVVVGSEVRRLDEQSPLVEALRAAQQSQWRLGVYAPNGRTEQVGHAAASVLGLDIEGALVSEVRGTHYATLDEFDCGPN from the coding sequence ATGGCGACGATCAAGGACAGCGTCCACGATCACATAGAGATCGAGGGCGTTGCAGCGGCTCTACTCGATACACCTGCAGTCCAGCGTCTCCGACGCATTAGACAGCTGGGAACGGTTTCGTACGTCTACCCGTCGGCGAACCACACCCGATTCGAGCACAGCCTCGGCGTCTACCACCTCGCCTGTCAGGCGCTCGATGGGCTCGGGATTCACGGCCAGCAGGCCGAACGGGTCCGGGCCGCGGCACTGCTACACGACGTCGGTCATAGCCCGTTCAGTCACAACGTCGAAGCGGTGATCCATCGACATACGGGTCAGTACCACGACGATGTCGCCGATCTACTGGAGGAGAACCCGGTGGGTGACGTGCTACGATCACACGATCTCGACCCGGAGACAATCGCCGACCTGATCGCAGGCGATGGTCAGTACGGCCAACTGGTATCGGGAGAGCTCGACGTCGACCGGATGGATTATCTCGTCCGGGACGCCCACCACACCGGCGTCCCGTACGGCACGATCGATCACGGCCGACTCGTCCGCGAGCTGACGTTCGAGAACGGACAGCTCGTATTACAGGAGGGTAACGTTCAGGCTGCAGAGAGCCTGCTGATCGCGCGCGCACTGATGAACCCTACCGTATACAGTCATCACGTCGCCAGAATCAGCAAATCGTTGCTCCGTCGCGGAACCGAGCGGCTGATCGACGAGGAATCGATCCCCGCAGCGACGGTTCGCCGGATGGACGACAGCGACCTGCTCGTCGCGTTGCGGACTCACGAGGCGACCGAGGGATACGCCAACGCACTCGACGAACGTGATCTGTTCAAACGCGCCGTCTGGGCAGAGCTTCGGGACGTCCCCGATAAGATCATCGATGCAGACCACGAGACGGTCCGGGGACTGGAGGACGAAATCGCCGCGAAGGCGGACGTTCGGCCCGCCCACGTCATCATCGACGTTCCTGGCCGACCGACGATGACGGAATCGACGACCCGGGTCGTCGTCGGGAGCGAAGTCAGACGGCTCGACGAACAATCGCCGCTCGTCGAGGCGCTGCGAGCGGCACAGCAGTCCCAGTGGCGACTGGGCGTGTACGCGCCGAACGGCCGGACGGAGCAGGTTGGTCACGCTGCTGCGTCCGTCCTCGGACTCGATATCGAGGGGGCCCTTGTATCGGAGGTACGGGGGACGCATTACGCGACGCTCGACGAGTTCGACTGTGGACCGAACTGA
- a CDS encoding amidohydrolase family protein — MHLEGTILRGPSFEPVEGRVVIDDGEIVSIEETETTSDAIVLPAFVNAHTHLGDSIAKEAGGGLSLEELVAPPDGLKHRLLGAASRDDLVDGMRRSLQFMQSTGTGTTIEFREGGVEGVEMLRDAAGNVDLEPVILGRETVDAMEIADGFGASGANDADFDRERTATAEAGKLFGIHAGEVDESDINAALDLDPDFVVHMVHPEPVHLERIDDSEVPIVVCPRSNVVTDVGRPPIEELAARTSLALGTDNVMTNSPSMFREMAFTAKLFDLPAREVLRMATLNGAKIAGLDRGVVEEGRPAKLLVLDGDSDNLAGAQDVVRAVVRRAGQGDVKRLVL, encoded by the coding sequence ATGCATCTGGAGGGGACGATACTGCGTGGGCCCTCTTTCGAGCCCGTGGAGGGCCGCGTAGTGATCGACGACGGGGAGATCGTCTCCATCGAGGAAACCGAAACGACCAGCGACGCCATCGTGCTCCCGGCCTTTGTCAACGCCCACACCCATCTGGGCGATTCGATCGCAAAGGAGGCGGGCGGTGGTCTCTCACTCGAAGAACTCGTTGCGCCGCCCGATGGGTTGAAACACCGCCTTCTCGGAGCGGCGTCGCGCGACGACCTTGTCGACGGGATGCGCCGATCCCTGCAGTTCATGCAGTCGACCGGCACAGGAACGACGATCGAGTTTCGGGAAGGGGGAGTCGAGGGTGTCGAGATGCTCCGGGACGCTGCGGGGAACGTCGACCTTGAACCGGTAATCCTCGGGCGAGAAACCGTCGACGCGATGGAAATCGCCGACGGGTTCGGTGCGAGTGGTGCGAACGATGCCGACTTCGACCGGGAGCGAACGGCGACCGCCGAGGCGGGGAAGCTCTTCGGTATCCACGCTGGCGAGGTTGACGAGAGCGACATCAACGCCGCGCTCGACCTTGATCCGGACTTCGTCGTCCACATGGTTCATCCCGAGCCGGTCCACCTCGAACGGATCGACGACAGCGAGGTGCCGATCGTCGTCTGTCCCCGGTCAAATGTCGTCACTGACGTGGGACGACCACCGATCGAAGAGCTTGCAGCGCGGACCTCCCTTGCACTCGGGACGGACAACGTGATGACGAACAGCCCGTCGATGTTCCGAGAGATGGCGTTCACGGCGAAGCTATTCGATCTCCCCGCGCGGGAAGTACTTCGGATGGCCACGCTGAACGGCGCGAAGATCGCCGGACTCGACCGTGGGGTCGTCGAAGAAGGCCGCCCGGCCAAACTACTCGTGCTCGACGGGGACTCGGACAACCTCGCGGGGGCGCAGGATGTCGTACGGGCAGTGGTGCGACGGGCTGGCCAGGGCGACGTGAAGCGACTCGTTCTCTGA
- a CDS encoding right-handed parallel beta-helix repeat-containing protein, whose protein sequence is MVGIGGSVVAAGCLGSDDEDPSTENGSSDDDDGDGTGDSETITVDDTIQSAVDSAQSGDTIEIPEGTYEEFVRIETDLSLTATGDVVLEGANIEPEDSDDDAVGIEVDASDVSVAGVEIVGYADAAIATIESASSISVSDVQIADCVEGVVVEADEIVLQDSAFGEIDGAGASLVASRSGTVTVESVTVEDCGGNGVDVQGGESVTISDVQATANDRGVRIHGGDARDQTAEIRDVIATGNERGIVIEEASGDSERSLEHVEIRDGTGGIEVVGDTITLEDALVSDHSLGVTHRSAILLESSPDGHVTVNDIEVTDIEASSSNDKAGRGLTVIDGGEVEMVDIEITRAYGNVIHVETEDGRDRSVSITDAQLVSNGLSSAIQVDDAGGTNSIVLERIRTEDTVRGIEIVGDTVTVEEVDVNGVVGGGSPGIGIESTADGEVVLEDISVTGAEGGSSYSPWGRGVEVVDGESVTISDASLTQNYGDNLSIEADAVRDQSIQIESVFAETNTAGSGIVTAGSSGSDTVEITDCDSNNHAAYGFDIGGESISIENCSAADNDRDGLNLRDIDEAEANISGSNL, encoded by the coding sequence ATGGTCGGTATCGGTGGCAGCGTCGTGGCTGCTGGGTGTCTTGGCTCAGACGATGAGGATCCCTCTACTGAAAACGGATCCAGTGATGACGATGATGGCGACGGTACCGGTGACAGTGAGACGATCACCGTCGACGACACCATTCAATCGGCAGTCGACAGCGCCCAGTCGGGAGATACTATCGAGATTCCGGAGGGAACGTACGAGGAGTTCGTTCGGATCGAAACCGATCTCTCTCTCACTGCAACGGGGGACGTAGTACTGGAGGGTGCGAACATCGAACCAGAAGACAGTGATGATGATGCGGTCGGTATCGAGGTGGATGCCTCGGATGTTTCAGTGGCGGGTGTGGAGATTGTCGGCTACGCGGACGCGGCGATCGCGACCATCGAGTCCGCTTCGTCGATATCGGTCAGTGACGTACAGATCGCAGACTGTGTGGAAGGTGTTGTCGTCGAAGCGGACGAGATTGTGCTTCAGGACAGTGCGTTCGGAGAGATCGACGGAGCTGGAGCGAGCCTCGTTGCGTCCCGTAGTGGTACAGTTACGGTCGAGAGCGTGACCGTCGAAGACTGTGGTGGGAACGGTGTCGACGTACAGGGCGGCGAAAGCGTGACAATCTCTGACGTGCAGGCAACGGCGAACGACCGGGGCGTCAGAATCCACGGCGGTGACGCCCGCGATCAAACTGCCGAGATTCGGGACGTAATCGCGACTGGGAACGAGCGCGGAATCGTCATCGAAGAGGCCAGCGGTGACAGTGAGCGGAGCCTCGAGCACGTCGAAATCCGTGACGGGACCGGTGGGATCGAAGTTGTTGGGGACACCATCACGCTCGAAGACGCCCTCGTGTCGGATCACTCGCTCGGGGTCACCCATCGTTCTGCGATACTGCTCGAGAGTTCACCTGACGGCCACGTTACCGTGAACGACATTGAGGTGACAGATATAGAGGCAAGCAGTTCGAACGACAAAGCCGGGAGAGGTCTTACTGTCATCGATGGCGGAGAGGTAGAGATGGTAGACATCGAGATCACACGAGCGTACGGTAACGTGATCCACGTTGAGACAGAGGACGGACGGGATCGATCCGTCTCGATTACCGATGCTCAGCTCGTCTCGAACGGTCTATCCAGCGCCATTCAGGTCGACGATGCGGGCGGTACGAACTCGATCGTCCTTGAGCGTATTCGGACGGAAGATACCGTTCGGGGTATCGAGATCGTCGGCGATACTGTCACAGTTGAAGAGGTCGATGTAAACGGGGTTGTCGGGGGCGGCTCCCCCGGTATCGGTATCGAGAGCACCGCCGACGGAGAGGTAGTGCTGGAAGATATCAGTGTGACTGGGGCAGAAGGTGGGAGTTCCTACAGTCCATGGGGTCGCGGGGTCGAAGTCGTCGACGGTGAGTCCGTAACGATCTCGGATGCCTCGCTTACACAGAACTACGGGGACAACCTGAGTATCGAAGCTGATGCCGTCCGTGATCAATCCATTCAGATCGAATCCGTGTTCGCCGAAACGAATACGGCCGGGAGTGGTATCGTCACTGCCGGTAGTAGCGGTAGTGACACCGTTGAGATCACGGATTGTGACTCGAACAATCACGCTGCCTACGGTTTCGATATCGGTGGGGAATCGATTAGTATAGAAAACTGCAGCGCCGCTGATAACGATCGAGATGGTCTCAACCTGCGCGACATCGACGAGGCCGAGGCAAACATCTCGGGCAGTAATCTTTGA
- a CDS encoding universal stress protein — translation MYDRILVPTDGSTGVGRAVEHAIELATIHDATVHAIYVVNSATFAGLPMEASWDGISDVLREEGEEALELVEELAARSTVPVETRLIDGSPRRAIVEYAEGHDCDLIVMGTHGRGGIDRLLMGSVTEGVIRTSDRPVLTVRRASTADPDGEPDRDV, via the coding sequence ATGTACGATCGGATACTGGTCCCGACAGACGGTTCGACCGGCGTCGGCCGGGCCGTCGAGCACGCCATCGAACTCGCGACGATCCACGACGCGACGGTGCATGCCATCTACGTCGTGAACTCCGCGACGTTTGCGGGGCTCCCAATGGAGGCGTCCTGGGATGGGATCAGTGACGTGCTACGTGAGGAGGGCGAGGAAGCACTGGAACTGGTCGAAGAACTGGCTGCCAGGTCGACGGTTCCCGTCGAGACGCGACTGATCGACGGCTCGCCGCGGCGCGCAATCGTCGAGTACGCCGAGGGCCACGACTGCGATCTGATCGTCATGGGGACCCACGGACGAGGGGGAATCGACAGACTGTTGATGGGAAGTGTGACCGAGGGTGTAATCAGAACGTCGGATCGGCCAGTACTGACAGTGCGGCGGGCATCGACCGCCGATCCGGACGGCGAACCGGATCGCGATGTCTGA
- a CDS encoding biotin--[acetyl-CoA-carboxylase] ligase yields MNDTRRAVLEAIDGQGVSGADLAKRLDVTRAAVWKHVEALREEGFLIESDNGYRLVSVPEFGASAVEYGLDAPFEIEYHDTIGSTNDRAREAASAGAENLVVLADEQTGSRGRLDREWSAPSGGIWVSPVLRPDIPPAHAPLVTLAAAVATTTAAREAGVDARIKWPNDVLVPTADGDRKLAGILTEMEGEADRISWVVPGIGINANIDVAELPAGATSLRDQVGDVDRRVFTQRVLEALDELLSEEDAILERWRENALTLGQRVRVETASGIVEGEAIDIERPGTLLVDTGSETVRVHAGDCEHLRPA; encoded by the coding sequence ATGAACGATACACGACGCGCCGTCCTCGAAGCGATCGATGGGCAGGGTGTCTCGGGTGCTGACCTCGCAAAGCGCCTCGATGTTACCCGAGCCGCGGTCTGGAAACACGTCGAGGCGCTGCGGGAGGAAGGATTCCTCATCGAGAGTGACAACGGCTACCGGCTCGTATCAGTGCCGGAGTTCGGAGCCAGCGCCGTCGAATACGGGCTGGATGCGCCGTTCGAGATTGAATATCACGATACGATAGGCAGTACGAACGATCGCGCACGCGAGGCAGCAAGCGCGGGCGCAGAGAACCTTGTCGTCCTCGCCGACGAGCAGACCGGCAGTCGAGGACGACTCGACCGCGAGTGGAGCGCCCCGAGCGGTGGCATCTGGGTGAGTCCCGTGCTCCGACCCGATATCCCTCCGGCCCATGCTCCGCTGGTGACGCTCGCCGCCGCGGTGGCGACCACAACTGCCGCCAGAGAAGCGGGCGTTGACGCCCGAATCAAGTGGCCAAACGACGTGCTGGTGCCGACAGCGGATGGTGACAGAAAGCTCGCCGGGATTCTCACCGAGATGGAGGGCGAAGCCGATCGCATCTCGTGGGTCGTTCCCGGAATCGGGATCAACGCCAACATCGATGTGGCCGAACTACCGGCGGGCGCAACGAGTCTCCGCGACCAGGTCGGTGACGTCGACCGCCGCGTGTTCACCCAGCGGGTGCTGGAGGCACTCGACGAACTCCTCTCTGAGGAGGACGCGATCCTCGAACGATGGCGCGAGAACGCGCTGACACTGGGACAGCGCGTCCGCGTCGAGACGGCGAGCGGTATCGTCGAGGGGGAAGCCATCGATATCGAGCGGCCCGGTACCCTGCTTGTCGACACCGGGTCGGAGACGGTTCGCGTCCACGCGGGCGATTGTGAACACCTCCGACCGGCCTGA
- a CDS encoding tyrosine--tRNA ligase, whose product MDTYDLITRNAEEVVTEEEVEALADDPDEKRAYVGYEPSGVLHLGHLLTANKLIDLQDAGFDIVVLLADVHAYLNGKGTFEEIRETAEQMREQFLAYGLDENQTEFVYGSSYQMDEEYVLDVHQIELETSLNRAQRAMAEIQGGETAKVSHVVYPLMQALDIEYLDVDLAVGGLDQRKVHMLAREELPSLDYDVRPALHTPIIADLTTGEGKMSSSEGVTISMEDTAEELEEKVNSAFCPPTRDPEPAEDGTERENPVLELFQYHVFPRFATVVVERPDQYGGDITYDDYEDLAEDLESGELHPADAKGTLASYLDELIAPGRDRLEELRA is encoded by the coding sequence ATGGATACGTACGACCTGATCACTCGCAACGCCGAGGAGGTCGTGACCGAGGAGGAAGTGGAGGCGCTGGCCGACGACCCCGATGAAAAACGGGCATACGTCGGTTACGAGCCATCCGGCGTGCTCCACCTCGGCCACCTGCTGACGGCGAACAAGTTAATCGATCTGCAGGATGCTGGGTTCGATATCGTCGTCCTGCTTGCGGATGTCCACGCCTACCTGAACGGGAAAGGCACGTTTGAGGAGATCCGCGAGACGGCCGAACAGATGCGCGAACAGTTCCTCGCATATGGACTCGATGAGAACCAGACCGAGTTCGTCTACGGCTCTTCGTACCAGATGGACGAGGAATACGTCCTCGACGTCCACCAGATAGAACTGGAGACCTCGCTGAACCGCGCCCAGCGCGCGATGGCAGAGATTCAGGGTGGAGAGACGGCGAAGGTATCTCACGTCGTCTACCCGCTGATGCAGGCGCTCGATATCGAGTATCTCGACGTCGACCTCGCGGTCGGTGGACTGGACCAGCGGAAAGTCCACATGCTCGCCCGGGAGGAGCTCCCGAGCCTTGACTACGACGTTCGGCCCGCCCTGCACACACCGATCATCGCTGACCTAACGACTGGTGAGGGGAAGATGTCCTCCAGTGAGGGCGTCACCATCTCGATGGAGGACACGGCCGAGGAGCTTGAAGAGAAGGTAAACTCGGCGTTCTGTCCGCCAACCAGAGATCCCGAACCCGCCGAGGATGGCACCGAGCGAGAGAATCCCGTTCTGGAGTTGTTCCAGTATCACGTCTTCCCACGCTTTGCGACAGTAGTCGTCGAGCGTCCGGACCAGTACGGCGGTGATATCACGTACGACGACTACGAAGACCTCGCGGAGGACCTGGAGAGCGGGGAACTCCACCCGGCTGATGCGAAAGGAACCCTTGCGTCGTATCTCGACGAGCTGATCGCACCGGGACGTGATCGACTCGAAGAGCTCCGCGCGTAA
- a CDS encoding DoxX family protein: protein MTLPLLVDTPGADVAFLIGRVLFGAVLAFTGLNHFLDLDAMSGYAEMKGIPAPRLSVAFSGGMLVFGGLGVALGVFPIIAAGALAVFLLVTTPMMHDFWAAPEDQQQQEMTQFLKNVALLGGALVLLVLGGADWAYSLGIGL from the coding sequence ATGACTCTTCCGCTTCTCGTTGACACACCGGGTGCGGACGTGGCGTTTCTGATCGGTCGCGTCCTCTTCGGTGCTGTGCTGGCCTTTACGGGCCTGAACCACTTTCTCGATCTCGATGCGATGAGCGGCTACGCCGAGATGAAGGGAATACCGGCTCCGAGGCTGAGCGTCGCCTTCAGTGGCGGAATGTTGGTGTTCGGCGGACTGGGTGTCGCACTTGGCGTCTTTCCGATCATCGCTGCTGGCGCGCTGGCAGTGTTCCTACTCGTCACGACGCCGATGATGCATGATTTCTGGGCGGCTCCAGAGGATCAACAGCAACAGGAGATGACGCAGTTCCTGAAAAACGTTGCACTGCTCGGTGGTGCGCTCGTCTTGCTTGTGTTGGGCGGTGCTGACTGGGCCTACTCGCTCGGTATCGGTCTCTGA
- a CDS encoding ABC transporter ATP-binding protein — MIEVENLRKEYSGFVAVEDSTFEVDSGEVFGIVGPNGAGKTTTLKMLAGLIEPTAGTATVAGVQAGETEMRQNLGFLPEESPLYEDMTAISYLNFFADLYDVPKDVATERITETLDRLDLEHRNRSIGDMSKGMKRKVAIARALVNDPDVLIFDEPASGLDPLTTNYIIEFTRELSEEGRTVVFSAHNLFHVESICDRLVVMNRGEIIARGTIEGIRERHGTSSYTVYTDVEVPDSAQKNGRFVREAEDMEAVEDIRERAIAAGGSVVDIQTETPSLEDIFLDIAGEAEA; from the coding sequence GTGATCGAGGTCGAGAATCTCCGCAAGGAGTACAGTGGATTTGTCGCGGTCGAGGACAGCACGTTCGAGGTCGACTCGGGCGAGGTGTTCGGTATCGTCGGCCCGAACGGAGCGGGAAAGACGACGACGCTGAAGATGCTCGCCGGCTTGATCGAGCCAACTGCTGGCACCGCCACCGTCGCTGGCGTCCAGGCTGGCGAGACCGAGATGCGCCAGAACCTCGGCTTTCTCCCCGAGGAGTCGCCGCTCTATGAAGACATGACGGCGATATCGTATCTCAACTTTTTTGCCGACCTTTATGACGTGCCAAAGGATGTTGCAACTGAGCGGATCACGGAAACGCTCGACCGGCTCGATCTCGAACACCGAAACCGGTCGATCGGTGACATGTCGAAGGGGATGAAGCGGAAGGTCGCCATCGCCCGCGCACTGGTTAACGATCCCGACGTCCTGATATTCGACGAACCGGCCAGCGGACTCGACCCGCTGACGACCAACTACATTATCGAGTTCACCCGCGAACTGAGCGAGGAGGGCCGTACCGTCGTGTTCAGCGCGCACAACCTCTTTCACGTCGAGAGCATCTGTGACCGACTCGTCGTGATGAACCGCGGCGAGATTATCGCCAGAGGCACCATCGAGGGGATCCGTGAGCGCCATGGAACGTCCTCCTACACGGTGTATACAGATGTCGAAGTGCCCGATAGTGCCCAGAAGAACGGGCGGTTCGTCCGTGAAGCCGAGGATATGGAAGCAGTCGAAGATATTCGGGAGCGGGCGATCGCCGCAGGCGGGTCGGTGGTCGACATTCAGACGGAGACCCCGAGCCTCGAAGATATCTTCCTCGATATCGCCGGGGAGGCAGAGGCGTGA
- a CDS encoding PrsW family intramembrane metalloprotease, which translates to MKPRKTLRVARWELSRSVGSVDKRTAILGIFGLILVFGGGLAVFGGSVAFDDDIYRVGIPQDSSYYDAVDEHSALKPVSPEDDLIERGDAEIMLEPYGPGGYELSQAETQKGDAAMGEFEAAIDGYNFRTMSAESNQTAAFPVLVDLRYEAGGTGGTVIDEDPADTTPDDAEETESDGDTGTDDGQERDPENGDTDDGRVDGDEAGDGDDTADSDDDPAPGDSSDTGNWISDAIAGDGVVDTPAGISPPFPFGSLVLAFLFIIPMNFVIQLYGSSIMNERINRRGELLLVAPVSRGDVIVGKTLPYLAALVVVSVAIALAIEGGPVSIAAVVPIALLFLASTFVGAMFARSFKELTFVTVTISVLLTSYVFVPAIFTEITPIALISPLTLVVWDLQGEAVSALQYTFSTGAFYLLSVLLFGLGAGVYREEDMFSQRSIHLKVLDALANYVAGLKSVAAISALMIPVVFVAQLLAVTILFALPEAFALPVLLLWISCTEELAKSLHIYAGYAHNRFDRSIRTAVAVGAASGLGFFLAEKVTHVAQIVGITQLELGAAAFPTTEAVSPVLAVGLFFLPLALHVLTAVVSTIGARRDRVHYMAMLVLAISIHTLYNYVVIFHVQ; encoded by the coding sequence GTGAAGCCGCGAAAAACGCTCCGGGTGGCCCGCTGGGAACTGAGTCGTTCGGTCGGATCGGTCGACAAACGAACGGCGATCCTCGGCATTTTCGGACTGATACTCGTCTTCGGTGGCGGTCTCGCAGTGTTTGGCGGGAGCGTCGCCTTTGACGATGATATTTATCGGGTTGGCATTCCGCAAGACAGCAGTTACTACGACGCCGTTGACGAGCATTCCGCGCTCAAACCCGTCTCCCCTGAAGACGACCTGATAGAGCGCGGCGATGCCGAGATCATGCTGGAGCCATACGGACCAGGCGGCTACGAGTTATCACAGGCGGAAACACAGAAAGGCGACGCCGCGATGGGCGAGTTCGAGGCGGCGATCGACGGCTACAACTTCCGGACGATGTCGGCCGAGAGCAACCAGACTGCCGCGTTCCCGGTGCTCGTCGACCTCCGGTACGAGGCTGGCGGAACCGGTGGGACGGTTATCGACGAGGACCCGGCCGACACGACTCCGGATGATGCCGAAGAAACCGAGAGTGATGGCGATACCGGGACAGACGACGGGCAAGAACGGGACCCGGAGAACGGTGACACAGACGACGGCAGGGTCGACGGTGACGAAGCCGGGGATGGGGACGACACTGCCGACAGCGACGACGATCCTGCGCCCGGCGATAGCTCGGATACTGGAAACTGGATCAGCGACGCTATCGCCGGAGATGGTGTCGTGGATACACCTGCTGGAATCTCTCCACCCTTCCCTTTCGGCTCGCTGGTGCTTGCATTTCTGTTTATTATTCCGATGAACTTCGTCATCCAGCTCTACGGTAGTTCGATCATGAACGAGCGGATTAACCGCCGCGGCGAACTGTTGCTCGTCGCGCCGGTGAGCCGTGGCGACGTGATCGTCGGAAAGACGTTACCGTATCTCGCCGCACTGGTCGTTGTCTCGGTCGCCATCGCCCTCGCGATCGAGGGCGGTCCAGTCTCTATCGCTGCCGTCGTTCCGATCGCCCTGTTATTCCTCGCTTCGACCTTCGTCGGCGCGATGTTCGCCCGTTCCTTCAAGGAGTTGACGTTCGTGACGGTGACGATCAGCGTCTTGCTGACCTCGTACGTGTTCGTCCCGGCGATCTTCACCGAAATAACACCGATCGCACTGATATCGCCGTTGACGCTGGTCGTCTGGGATCTACAGGGCGAGGCCGTCTCGGCGCTGCAGTACACGTTCTCTACCGGTGCGTTCTACCTCCTGAGCGTGCTCCTGTTCGGACTCGGGGCTGGCGTCTACCGCGAGGAAGACATGTTCTCACAGCGCTCAATTCACCTGAAAGTGCTGGATGCCCTGGCGAACTACGTCGCCGGGCTGAAAAGCGTCGCGGCGATCAGCGCGCTCATGATCCCCGTTGTATTCGTCGCCCAGTTACTCGCTGTGACGATTCTGTTTGCACTGCCGGAGGCGTTTGCGCTTCCCGTCTTGCTCCTGTGGATCTCCTGTACCGAGGAGCTTGCAAAGAGCCTGCACATCTACGCAGGCTACGCACACAACCGGTTCGACCGCTCAATCCGCACCGCGGTCGCCGTCGGTGCGGCGAGCGGGCTGGGCTTTTTCCTCGCCGAGAAAGTGACACACGTCGCCCAGATCGTCGGGATCACACAGCTAGAACTGGGTGCGGCCGCGTTCCCGACGACCGAGGCCGTCTCTCCAGTACTCGCGGTCGGGCTCTTTTTCCTGCCGCTTGCGCTGCATGTCCTCACCGCAGTCGTCTCCACGATCGGTGCGCGACGCGACCGAGTTCACTACATGGCGATGCTCGTCCTCGCTATCTCGATCCACACGCTGTACAACTACGTGGTGATCTTCCATGTCCAGTAA